The Tolypothrix sp. PCC 7712 region CACTAATTTTGTTGCACAAGCTGGGGTATCTTCAGCAGGTTTGAGGATAACGGTATTACCACATACTAAGGCTGGCATAGCTTTCCAGCAGGGAATCGCCACGGGAAAATTCCAAGGAGTAATTAAAGCACATACCCCTATTGGCATTCTCACCGTCATAGCAAATTTATTGGGCATTTCTGAGGGTGTAGTTTGCCCGAATAATCGCCGCCCTTCACCAGCACTATAAAAGGCGCAGTCAATACCTTCTTGCACATCGCCTCTGGCTTCAGTCAAGGGTTTACCCATTTCGCGACTGATTAACTGAGCGAGTTCTTCTTTGTGCTGAAGCAATATTTCCCCGACACGAAAAATATATTCGGCTCTAGCTGGGGCGGGAACTTGTCGCCAACTGCGGTAAGCTTGGCGGGCGGCGGCTACTGCTTGATTAACATCATCTGCTAAGGAACGGGGGAAGGTAGCAACAACTTCATTCTTATCAGCAGGGTTGCGACTTTCTAAAGTGGCTCCCCCTAAAGCACTCAACCATTCACCGTTGATGTAATTGCGGCAACTTAAGGCAGTAGTCATTTTTAAGACCTCCAGCTCTACATCCACTGGAACTTTTGTACTAAGTGTGCCGTGCTTTAGAGGTTGTCGTCAAGTGTTGGGCATTGGGCATGGGGCATTGGGCATTGGGCATGGTAATTGATAATGGTAAGTACTTGGACAAAAATATTTACAGTCATTGCGAGCGAAGCGAAGCAATCCCAGCCCTTGCGATTGCTTCATTCCGCTTCGCTCCATTCGCAATGACTTTGTGTAATTAATTCTGTCAGACTACTTATTTATCTCCTTTTACCCTTCCCCTTTTCCCTCATCCCCCTCTGCTTTACTTCATAGCTGCTAAAGTCCGCCGTCCAATGATGCCGTCTGCTCTTAAGCCTTTGGATTTTTGGAATTTGATGACTGCGGAGCGTGTTTGTTTATCAAATACACCATTAACATTTCCGGTGTACAACCCTTGTTGCTTTAAAAAGTTTTGAGCAGTTTTAACTCCTTCTCCCTTGCTACCTAACTGGAGTGTAGTGGTTGGCTTTGCTGCAGTGTTGGTAGTTGTTATAGCGCTAGGCTTTTTAGTTGTATTGGTTGTTGGCTGGCTAGTTTGAGTAACTGGGGTAGTGCTAGCAGGATTTTGAGTTTTATTCGCAGTTTTGGAGAAGGCTGGAAAAGCAGTGGCTAAAGTTAGTACAGGAATTAAAGTAAGTACTTTCCAATTCATAGTTCTAGTTCCTATTAAACAGAGATTGTGATGTGCAGTGTCATCGTGTCAGGCCTATGACGCGATCGCAAATCTCCTGAGTAAATCCTGGTGCTTTTTATAGCCAAATATTATTTACTCAATTAGATATGGAATAAGCATCACATATCTAATTGACAAGGCTATTGCAGAACTATGACGAAGCTATGACCAATTTTTTTCAGTATTTCTATTAGTAAAGAAAAATACTTTTATTTTTGGATATTAATTAATACTACTTAATTTTTAAATTAAGAAAGTAACGTTTAATCTGAGTTCTTACACTTTAAATCTGTTACTAGATTGTAGAGAATTAGTAACAATCATCAACTGTGTCTGCTAAGGCAGACGAAATGGGAATAAAGACTAGGTACTACAGACAAGAATGTTTTCTGAGAACTTATAACTAAGAATTTTTCCAGCTTGGTGGGGGAGTACAGGATTTTAGAGCCATATATAAGGAAATGAGTGGAGGATTTTTCTCCTCCATGACCCATTTCCTAATCTCTAGTTTCCATTAAATATGAATTCCACATTCAGTTTTGCCGGTTCCCCGCCAGCGTCCAGCGCGTTCGTCTTCACCTTCGCCTACTTTGGTGGTGATTGGTTCGTCACCAATGCTGGGATAGCCTTGGTCATGTAGAGGGTTGTAAATTACGCCATGTTCTGCCACGTAAACCCAGCTTTGTTGGCGTGTCCAGGCAGCTAAAGGATTTACTTTCAAGCGTCCTTGACCATCTAATTCAAATACAGGCATATTAGCACGGGTAACAGCTTGGTCACGGCGACGACCAGTAATCCAAGCAACTGTATTGAGTTCGTCTAAACCTCTTTGCAAAGGTTCGATTTTTGTAATGTGGTGGAATTTAGTAATATCTCTGTCCCAAAGTGCATCGCCGTATTTTGCGTTAAAAGCTTCACGGCTATCTACATCTGGGGTTTTGTAAGTTTGTAGATCTAGGTTATAAATTTCTTTACTTTTAGCAACTAGTTCTAAGCTTTGGGGGAAGTGGAATAGGGTATCGAGAAAGATAACGGGGACTGGATGCTTCAGTTCACTATAAAGAATGTGGGTAATTATCATGTCATCCACGTTAAAGGCGCTGGTTTGCACCAATCCCGTGGCGATATTTTCTACAGACCACGCCAGTATGTCTTTTGGGGTAGCAGTTTCAAATTGTTGGTTTAACTGTTCTAAATCAAACTCTTTGGTTTGGTTTGGCGATACCGTGGAAACTGTCATGATAATTTTTAGGTAAATGGGTCTTTTACTTCAATAAAATTTATTTTACCCCAAATGGGTAATACAAAGGCACATAAATCGCTAGGGTATCAGTTATTTGTAAAACTTATAGTTTATAGAATTTATACCTATATTGGTAAATATATGGGGATTGGGGATTGGGGATTGGGGATTGGGGATAAGGGAGATGAGGAGGATGAGGGAGATGAGGAGGATGAGGGAGAAAGAACAATTACCCATTACCCATTACCCATTACCCATTACCCATTACCCATTACCCATTACCCATTACCCATTACCCATTGCCCATTGCCCAATCAATGCCCCATGCCCCACGTAAGTGAATACCACAGGTTTTACTAAGATAAATTGCGTTAGATAAAGTTTTACCGCACTTATATAGATATTAAATTATGAGACTGGTATTGTTAATGAATCCTTAACTTTGATGTGGATTCTAAGAAAATGAATAAGTCAAAAACTCCTGGATCTTTTGGTGAATCTATAGTTATGGGCGCTCTCATCATGTTGACCAGTGTGAGCATTATCACCATCATGAGTGCATTTTAAGATAATAAAAATAAATTTTAGCAACGAAACTTTACAAAGCTCCTCTGAAACTGAGAGGGGCTTTTACATTTTGTAGTCTAGGCAGTTAGCGATCGCTTAAATTAGCGTTAAGTAATTTTGTGAGTTTGGTCAGTATTCACACTGAGGTGATTATTGGTGCAAGATATCAAGGAACAAGAAGATAATTTTTATCTCTCTGGTGAACTAATGAGGTAATTTTTGCCAGTCACTATATGTTGGACTTGCTGATTCAAAACGGGTTGATTTTCGATGGTTTAGGATCTGCACCTATACGTGGGGATATTGGAATTCAAAATGGCCGGATTGTAGGTATTGCTCCTAGCTTATCTACCCCAGCGCGTGAAGTAGTTGATGCTGCTGGATTGTGGGTTACACCGGGATTTATCGATATTCATACACATTACGATTTAGAGTTAGAGATTGCACCAGGATTGAGCGAATCGGTGCGTCATGGTGTTACCAGCGTGGTGATTGGCAATTGCAGTTTATCTGTTGCCATTGGTGAAGCTCAAATGCTGGCAGATATTTTTCAGCGAGTCGAAACATTATCTCATCGGTTAATTGCCAAATGGTTGAACAAGTCAATATCTTGGCAAACACCAGCAGAATATTTACAGCATTTACAACAGTTACCACTAGGGCCAAATGTTGCGCCTTTATTTGGACATAGTGCTTTACGCGCTCACGTTATGGGGTTGGAACGCAGCTTAACCGTTCAGCCGAGCAGATTTGAGCTAAAACTGATGCAGCGCATAGCAGCAGATGCTTTAGACGCGGGATTTGTCGGGATTTCTATTGATATGTTTCCTTGGCATAGGATGAGTGGCGAATGGCAAGGTTATACAATTCCCTCACAACACGCGAAATTTAAAGAATATGCGATGCTGGCAAAGCTTTGTAAGCAGCGCGATCGCGTTTTTCAAGTCACTCCTAATTTACAAAAGCTGGCTTCTTTTGTAGAGATTCTGCGTATGGGTTCGGGGTTTGGCAAGCGACTGCGGCTAACTGTCCTCTCTGCTTTGGATGCTGTACATAATCGCCAACTCTGGCGCACATTTTCCCCTCTTCTATTCATTTGGAATCGGCTTCTTAATGGTAATGTGCGCTTTCAAACGCTAACAGAACCATTCACAATTTATTCTGATGGCCCTGTTACTCCCTTATTTGAAGAATTTGCAACAGGCGCACAACTAAATGGTTGTGAGTCACGCCAAGAAAGACAAAAATTATGGCAATCTGAAAGTTTTTGTCGTCAATTTCGTCAAGAATGGCTCAGTAAATGGCGAAATTCTTTTCATCGCCAGTTAGATTTGATAGAAGTTGTTGACTGTCCCGAAGCAAGTTGGCAAGGGTTGAGTTTTGCAGAAATTGCCCGCCAAAAGCAACAGGAACCTGTAGATTTGTTTATGCAGGCGTTGCAAGAATACGATACAGATTTGCGTTGGGTAGCAACAGGAGCCAACGATCGCTTAAAACCCCGTTTAGCGATGATGCAGCACCCGCATATTTTCCCTGGATTTACTGATGCTGGCGCTCATGTGCGTAACTTGGGATACTATGATGGCGCGTTGTCTTTGCTGAAGCAGGCTGTAACAACGAATTTTCTGACACCGGAAGCGGCGATTTTTCGAGTTACAGGAGAACCTGCAACTTGGTTTCGGCTGGATACGGGAGTGCTGAGAGTTGGTGCGAAAGCAGATATAGTTTTACTCAACCCCAATGCGCTCAATCAAGCAATCAGTCCTCAGGTGGAAATATTAGATCCTGTGTTGGATGGTGAACCTCGGATGGTGAAGCGCGGTTCAGATGAGATTGTGCAAGCGGTTTATATTAATGGAGTTCGGGTTATTTCTAAGGGAGAGGTGAGCGATCGCTTAGGGAGTGAAAGATTGGGAAGTATTTTGTCTCCGTTGTCATGAGAGTATGTCACGCAGACACAGAGAGTGCTATCAAAGAACTTGTTTGGATCGCATATTAAAGCAATATTTTCCGACAACTGCTTATCTTACAATAGACACTAAACCTTAAATTTGCTCTAGCAGGCGATGGACACTACAGATAATTCCCCTATTGAGGATAAAGAGTCAGAGGTTTTGGTATCTGTGACAGAACTACAGCGTCAGCTTAATGACTTACTCAAGCAACTATCGCCAGAACGATTACAGGTACTTGCTGATTTTGCGGCTTACTTAGCAAATGCTGAAAGCGAAGCAGCAACCCAAGAACTTTTGGCAATTTCTGGATTGTTAGAGCGAGTTAAGCAAAATCAAGCTACCTCTAAAAGCGAGTACAAAAATTGGAGAACCCTTCGTTCTGATGTATGAAGTTCTTCTCCATCCCGATGCCCAAAAGGTTTATATTAATGCTGACAAAGCCCTAGGAAAGAAAATTGCTCGATGTTTACAACAGCTAGAGCAAACTCCCCTGTTGCACCCCAACATTAAAGCCCTAAAAGGAGATTATGCAGGGTAATACCGCTACAGAATTGGGGATTACAGGGTGATCTATTCGATAGATGATGAACTCGCGCAGGTGTTTGTTGTGGCGATCGCCCATCGCAGTGAAGTTTATGAGTCATGAAGGTGATGAGCGATCGCTTAGGGCGTGAAAAATTGGGAAGCGTTTTGTCTCCGTTGTCATGAGAGTATTTCACGCAAAGGGAAGTTTGATTAAATTCTATGCAACCACTGTTTTGGATCGCGTTTTGCATGGAAGCAAGCAAGTACAAAAACAGTATCTTGCTCAAAAACGTAAAGAATGATGTATGGGAATCGACGGATTAATGCTCTTCTTACTTGTTTGTGGATGACTTGGTAAGCCTAGGGTTTTCGTGTAATTCCTGACAGACAAACATCAACTGCACGAACAAACTCAGAACCTAAACCGGAATTCTGGGATTCGTACCACTCAAAAGTATCCTGAATATCGTATTCTGCTTCTGGCTGAATAATCAGGTTATAGTTCATCGGGAAAAGCCTAACCGTTTTTTAACCTCTTCCCAACTAGAACCATTTGCGGGGTTTTTCTTGTAAATTTCTAAGCGCCGATCTAGTTCCTGTTGTTGCGCTTCACTCAAGGGAAGCTCCTCTTGCTGTTCTAAAATGCTATCCCATAAATCTTCAGCAAGTTGGATACGTTCTGCAACGCTGAGTTCAGAAATTTCAACTTTCAACAATGGATGGGAACTCATGAGTTCAGAGTGAGGGTTTAGCCTTTACCTAATATTACAGTATTGCGGCTTGAGGTGTGGGAAAGTTGCTAGCGATCGCATCCCAAAAGCTTATATAAAAAGTAGTATAATTATTTAGTATACAGTAATCAGCAATACTTCCTTTCTTTAATCCCTAACTGATAATTTTATTAATTAAAAATTGATTGTGACTGATAGAATTAAATTTTTGTTATCTGAATAATCCCAATTCAAATAGTGTTGGCGATAGATAAATCATGCGGAGGATATAGCACCGTTTCCTACATATCTGTAATATCTTTTTTTTAATTAGTATGATGTAATGACTAAACTAGAAATCATGTTGAGAAATAATCTATCTACGGCATGATGAAGATAACTTCTTAATCGCTTTATAGTATTTTAACGATGCCCACGTTAAGATTGATGCGGCAAGTATGATAACTCGCTAAAGTAATACTAAAAATTGCGATCGCTTGTGTTAAATCTATTAAAAATTTGCATCAGAATCATGTTTCCTGCTGTGAATTCCATTACGACAGCAGAATTTGCTAAATGGCGATCGGATTCTGCCAAGCTACAACCTTTAGTGCTAGATGCACGCAGTCCAGCAGAGTATGGAGTCAGTCATCTCAAATCAGCAATACGTATCGATCCGATTATTTTACACTCAAAAAAGGCTTTGAGGATTTCAAAAGATAGCCCTATTGTTGTGTACTGTTCAATTGGTTATCGTAGTGCCAAAATTGCTCAACAGCTTCAAAAGCAAGGTTTTACCTCTATTTATAACTTAAGCGGAGGTATTTTTGAGTGGGCAAATGAAGGACGACCTATTTTTAAAGATGACAACCATCAAACAGAGTTTGTGCATCCTTATGATGCAAAATGGGGAAAAATGCTGAAAGCTAATTACCATCCTCAAAATTGCTCTTATCTCGCTTCTCGATGACAACAAAGCGGCAAAGGAGAGAAAGATAATTAGCAAAAAATGATAGCTTTGCTCCTCGACTTGTTTTTTGAGTTGGATGGATGATGAAACCCCAATACGGTTCGGATAAGTATTTTGCATCTCTCTCGTGATTTGGGAAAAGGGTAATGGGAAAAGGGTAAGGGTGAATTCAATCCTTTTCCCCTTTTCCCTTTCCCCCTTAACCGAACTGTATTGGGCACTGCCTTGTCTTTACAATTATCTGTACCTCACCAACTTGCAATCTGCTGTAAGATTTACTTTATAAATAAATACAGTTCAGTTCAGTTAAGAAAATTAATTGATAACAAAACCAAAAAACTAGTTATTCAACAACAAAACAGAACAATCATTTTGGAGGGGGTTTGGGGGACGCAACCGTCACCCAATCGGGGGTTTGGGGGAGAATCCCCCAATTCTTCTAGCTTCTTTAATAAGTGACCGAAGCGATTTTAGATTTTAGATTTTAGATTTTGGATTAAATGAAAATTTGAAATCTAAAATATTTGGTCTCAAGCCTCTGGGTTAACCCAGAAGAAAAACAAAAATTTTTCAATATTTAAGCCTCTTCTTTATAAGGAGAGGTTAATCCAAAAGACGCTCGCGGACTCGCTAACGCTGCGCTATCGTAAATCCACGCATCCAAAATTGAATGACAAATCAATGGCTAATAAGCTTAACTGAACTGTATTACTTTATAAATGGTCTCTAATTATTTTTATCTCCAAACTCCATAAAAAAAGAAAGAAGATGTAAAAATATCTTCTTTCTTGACCTTTTATTTAATGAATTAATCTTCGCTCAGGACTGAGTACTCCGAGTTAACCTTCTTCTTGATTCTCAACTTTACGGCCAGGAGAAGATTCATACAAAGCATCTAGCTGTTGGCGCGCATCTTCGACGTTGATTGACCGCATCACTAATAATGGTTCTTTAATTAAGTTACCTGCATTATCTAATAATTCTGGATGTGGCGGAAAATGCTTGTTAACTGAGGGATAGCCATATCTCCCCTGGTTTCTAGTTGCTGGATAATTGCGCTCTCGATCAAAACTAAACATGATCAGATTGCGAATTAAATTAGCAACAGCGATAACGGCAAGAATTGTAAAAGCAAGAATGTAAAGCAGGTGTAACATCGGGTTATCCTCCAGAGGAAGCAAGTTCTAAAAGTTTTTACTGTAACTTTTCGCTTTACTAGTAATTAAAATTACATATAGAGCGAATGGCTGAAGCACATTGATATGTCTAGGTTTCGCAGGGGGGAATGTATTGACCGTTATCCAAACCACGGTAGCATGTTATACATTTTTTTCTGTTTTATTCAAAATTTATTAAGGATTGATTACTAAATATCGAACTGAAATATTGCGTTGCTTTTTTAATTAAGTCTACCGAACTTAATGAAAAAAAACTTCACTCTCACACATCTCTTTCTTTATGGAAGCGTATTGCCACTTTCCAGCATTCTGTCACTAATTCGTGCCAAGGCTTAATTGTTGCCATTTCAATACCAACTTGCCCATCAGTTGCACTGAACATCATCTTTGCTGTATTGAGTTCATCCTGGGCTTGCTGGATTCTGAGAAGCAAGTCTGATTTGTCTTGCTCACTCATAAATGAAATTTGCTCGGTTTCGAGAAATTTACGCGATCGCGTAAACCAATACTGAAAATCCTCTAACAGAGGTTCCAATAAAGCTTTGAGCACTTCAGCCCCTGGTAAATTTGAGTCTCGCATAAATGAGAAGCATACGTCTATCTTTCTTTATAATATTAACCTTATTTACAATTCTTAATATTATATTTTAACCCCTCCCCAGATAGATGTAAAGGAGATTGTAGCTTATGATACTTTTTTCTATTTTATCCTTATTCCCAAAGATTTGCATAGATCCTCCAATGAGAATGTTGCAAGTGAAATAATTATAGAAGCAAGAAAAAGTCAACTGCGATCGTTGTAAGGTAAATTCACTCGCAGGATAGATTCTAATATTAAAGATATATTGAGAATTTTTGATTTTATGTAATTAGCAAGTAAGTTTATGTTGATCCCCTATGGAAAGTTCCTACAATTCCTGGCGCGTAGTGTCTTTTAGCCTGTAGGTTGTGTTGAGTATAAGTGAAGTCAACCTACTTCTGCAAAATGCCAAAAAGTCTCACTCAATACTTTTAATTAAAAATCAAAAATCTAAAATTAAAATATTAAAGGCAAAATAATACGAATACAAAATTAAAATAAGTAAAATTGCTGGGAATTGCTAGAACTGTTTGCAGTACACAAGCTTAACCTAAAATCTAAAATTCCAACTTGGTATAACTCCCCTGGCTTAGAGAACCAGGAGTGTTAAACAAAATGCCTACCTGCATGATTACAAACGCTGGAGTATGTTTAAACCGTGGGTATCAGTACCGCAGGTATTGTAAAGACTATATTCGTTAGCCAAATGTTGTATTTGTTCTGATTCTAAAGAACTTGGTCTCCAAGGGTTCGGGTTATTGTAAGCGTAGAAAGTTTCTACACCATCGATTCCCCTTTCCGCAGCAGCAGGAATTAAATCTAAGTGCGATCGCCTAAAGCGTGCTGGGTGAGCTAATACTGCTAATCCCCCCGCCTCATGAATCGCAGCAATGACGTTATTTGCTTGGTATTCTGCGCCTGTTGTGGCTTTTCTTTGCAAATAAGGTTTCATGCTATGGTGTTCTGGCTGGAAAGAGTAAGCCAGAATATGAACTTCTACATCTAAAAGGTTGGCATTAATTTCTACACCAGTCCACAGATGGGGAGCGCTTGCACCCGGATTATTCCACTTCCAGTCTTCTAACCAAGCTTTGGCAACTTGGTATCCACCAATACTATGATGATCGGTGATTGCTAGTCCTTGTAAACCAATAGCGATCGCCTGTTCCATCAATGTATTTGGCTGCAATCTGCCATCAGAGTGAACAGTATGTATATGAAAATTAAATGACCTCGGACAACTTTGAGCATTAATATTTTGGAATACTTGCTTTAAAATTTCCGTGGAAGCTGAAGTCCGAGCAAAATTTACAACCATAACCCCTCAAAGACAAAATACATTGTTCTCAACACAGGAACACGCCGCATATTTCTAGATGAAAAACCACTAACACCATAAGCTAGTGTCAGTATTTTCTCGAATTCGACCGCAAATTTTTCAATATGTTAAGACTACGTTAGCAAATCTCAACGCTGACGGGCATGAGTATTTTCGATTGCATTTATCAGCATAGGTAACAAATAAGTCGAAACACTTATTCATTCCATAGAGATTAGTTGACAGGTGACTGCAACAGTTAACAGTCAACCGTCAACTATCAACACAATTCAATATGCTTTGTTCGATGTGCAACAGCCGATCAATGTTCAATATTTTTCGGTTAAGGGTAAAAAAGCGAAGGGGAAAGGGAAAAGAAGATATCTTTAACCTTTTCCCCAAACCCAATGGTGATGTAAAAATGCTTAACTGCGTAGTATTGGATGAATATTGTGATTTAATCAAGCAATCCGACTAATGAATTATCACCAGTAATTACTTCACCAATGGCAAAAGTAGGAATATCTTGTGATTGAAAGAAGGTTATTACTTGGTCAGCGCTATTTGGTGGGACTAATAGCACATAGCCAATACCCATATTGAAGGTATTATACATTGCTTCATCGTTCACTCCTCCAGCTTCGGCTATCCACTGAAATAGTGGAGGAGTTATCAAATTATGGCGATTGATTTTAATTGCTTGACCTTTGCTTAAACATCTGGGTAAATTTTCTGGCAAACCACCACCTGTAATGTGTGCCATACCGTGAATTTCTAAACTAGCTTGACGTGCAGCTAGGATAGGTTTGACATAAATGCGCGTCGGTTTGAGGAAAGCTTCTCCAATGGTTTCGCCACCTAATGATTCTGGGCGTTCATTCCAATCGAATTTGTGATCGCTCACAATCTTTCGTACTAAACTTAAGCCATTACTATGCACACCAGAACTAGCAAGAGCGATCGCAACATCTCCTACTTGTACCTGGGAACCATCAAGCATTTGGCTTTTTTCTACAATCCCTACACAAAATCCCGCCAAATCATACTCACCGACTTGGTAAAAACCTGGCATTTCTGCGGTTTCTCCCCCCAGCAAAGCACAACCAGCTTGCTGACACCCAGCCGCAATTCCTGCAACTACCTCAGTTAATTGCTCTTTATCCAGCTTACCTGTTGCCAGATAATCTAAAAAAAACAGCGGTTCGGCTCCAGATGTCAGTACATCATTAACGCACATCGCCACCAAATCAATACCTACAGTATCGTGGCGGTTAAGAACTTGAGCAATTTTGAGCTTTGTCCCAACACCATCTGTTCCAGAGACTAATACTGGTTCCTGATAACCCCCTGGAAGCTGAAAACAACCACCAAAACCACCTAGTCCCCCAAGTACTTCTTTTCTAAAAGTACTGTGAACCAAATTGCGAATTTTATCTACAAAGGCTCGCCCAGCCTCAACATCTACCCCAGCGTCCCGATAATCCATTCCTGACTGCTTCCTGACGGCACTGTTTTCAATTCACTCTAGTTAAGTAGAGTAAAGCTTTAACAACCTTGAGGTGAGCCATTAAGACTCACCCAAGTTAAACTATACCAACAAAGCCTGCTGTTCTATAGAAATCACGCGCCCTTCATCCTCAAAACCCGCAATTTGATCGAAGTTCAAATACCGATATAAATTGTCGGCAAAAGGATGAATTTTATTCGCCACAATATCCAAGTATTCTTGTACTGTGGGAATGCGTCCTAACAATGCACAAACTGCGGCTAATTCGGCAGAACCTAAATACACTCTTGCACCTTTACCCATGCGATTATTAAAGTTGCGGGTAGAGGTGGAAAATACAGTTGTGCCATCAGCAACTCGTGCTTGATTACCCATGCATAAACTACATCCTGGCATTTCTGTCCTAGCACCCGCAGCACCAAAAATGCTATATACACCTTCTTCTTTTAATTGGTGTTCGTCCATGCGGGTTGGGGGTGCTATCCACAGGCGTGTTTTGACTTCACCTGCGCCTTCCAATACTTTCGCTGTTGCGCGATAATGACCGATATTTGTCATACAAGAACCAAGGAATACTTCTTGTACTGGATCATTAGCAACTTCCGATAATAATTTTACATTATCGGGGTCATTGGGAGCAGCAACAATTGGTTCTTTGATTTCGTTCAAATCAATTTCAATTATTTCGGCATACTCGGCATCTGCATCAGCTTCAAGTAATACGGGATTGGCTAACCATTCTTCCATTTTGGCGATGCGGCGGAGAATAGTACGCTCATCGTGGTAGCCTCTGGCTATCATATTCTTTAACAGCGAGATGTTAGAACGCAGATATTCAGCAATTGTTTCTGTACTCAGTTTAATTGTGCAACCGGCACAGGAACGTTCTGCTGATGCATCTGTTAATTCAAAGGCTTGTTCAACTTTTAAATCGGGTAAGCCTTCCAGTTCTAAAATCCGTCCTGAGAAGATATTTTTCTTGTTTTCTTTCTCTACTGTTAGCAATCCTTTTTGAATGGCGACGTAGGGAATAGCGTTAACAATATCTCTGAGGGTAATACCTGGTTGTAATTCTCCTTTGAATCTTACCAAAACTGATTCTGGCATATCCAAAGGCATGACACCTAAAGCGGCGGCAAAGGCTACTAACCCGGAACCTGCGGGGAAGGAAATACCTAGGGGAAAGCGGGTGTGAGAGTCGCCACCTGTACCGACGGTGTCGGGTAGCAGCATCCGGTTTAGCCAAGAGTGAATGATACCATCACCGGGGCGTAGGGCTACGCCACCACGTTGGGCAAAAAAGTCTGGTAAGTCGTGGTGAGTTTTGATATCTACTGGTTTGGGATAAGCTGCGGTGTGACAGAAACTCTGCATTACCAAATCAGCGCTGAAACCAAGACAGGCGAGTTCCTTTAACTCGTCGCGGGTCATGGGGCCTGTGGTATCTTGGGAACCAACAGTTGTCATGATGGGTTCGCAAGATGTAC contains the following coding sequences:
- a CDS encoding peptidoglycan-binding domain-containing protein — encoded protein: MNWKVLTLIPVLTLATAFPAFSKTANKTQNPASTTPVTQTSQPTTNTTKKPSAITTTNTAAKPTTTLQLGSKGEGVKTAQNFLKQQGLYTGNVNGVFDKQTRSAVIKFQKSKGLRADGIIGRRTLAAMK
- the cysH gene encoding phosphoadenosine phosphosulfate reductase, encoding MTVSTVSPNQTKEFDLEQLNQQFETATPKDILAWSVENIATGLVQTSAFNVDDMIITHILYSELKHPVPVIFLDTLFHFPQSLELVAKSKEIYNLDLQTYKTPDVDSREAFNAKYGDALWDRDITKFHHITKIEPLQRGLDELNTVAWITGRRRDQAVTRANMPVFELDGQGRLKVNPLAAWTRQQSWVYVAEHGVIYNPLHDQGYPSIGDEPITTKVGEGEDERAGRWRGTGKTECGIHI
- a CDS encoding N-acyl-D-amino-acid deacylase family protein, with amino-acid sequence MLDLLIQNGLIFDGLGSAPIRGDIGIQNGRIVGIAPSLSTPAREVVDAAGLWVTPGFIDIHTHYDLELEIAPGLSESVRHGVTSVVIGNCSLSVAIGEAQMLADIFQRVETLSHRLIAKWLNKSISWQTPAEYLQHLQQLPLGPNVAPLFGHSALRAHVMGLERSLTVQPSRFELKLMQRIAADALDAGFVGISIDMFPWHRMSGEWQGYTIPSQHAKFKEYAMLAKLCKQRDRVFQVTPNLQKLASFVEILRMGSGFGKRLRLTVLSALDAVHNRQLWRTFSPLLFIWNRLLNGNVRFQTLTEPFTIYSDGPVTPLFEEFATGAQLNGCESRQERQKLWQSESFCRQFRQEWLSKWRNSFHRQLDLIEVVDCPEASWQGLSFAEIARQKQQEPVDLFMQALQEYDTDLRWVATGANDRLKPRLAMMQHPHIFPGFTDAGAHVRNLGYYDGALSLLKQAVTTNFLTPEAAIFRVTGEPATWFRLDTGVLRVGAKADIVLLNPNALNQAISPQVEILDPVLDGEPRMVKRGSDEIVQAVYINGVRVISKGEVSDRLGSERLGSILSPLS
- a CDS encoding type II toxin-antitoxin system RelE family toxin, producing MYEVLLHPDAQKVYINADKALGKKIARCLQQLEQTPLLHPNIKALKGDYAG
- a CDS encoding type II toxin-antitoxin system RelE family toxin — protein: MIYSIDDELAQVFVVAIAHRSEVYES
- a CDS encoding addiction module protein, encoding MSSHPLLKVEISELSVAERIQLAEDLWDSILEQQEELPLSEAQQQELDRRLEIYKKNPANGSSWEEVKKRLGFSR
- a CDS encoding rhodanese-like domain-containing protein — encoded protein: MFPAVNSITTAEFAKWRSDSAKLQPLVLDARSPAEYGVSHLKSAIRIDPIILHSKKALRISKDSPIVVYCSIGYRSAKIAQQLQKQGFTSIYNLSGGIFEWANEGRPIFKDDNHQTEFVHPYDAKWGKMLKANYHPQNCSYLASR
- a CDS encoding DUF2973 domain-containing protein, whose translation is MLHLLYILAFTILAVIAVANLIRNLIMFSFDRERNYPATRNQGRYGYPSVNKHFPPHPELLDNAGNLIKEPLLVMRSINVEDARQQLDALYESSPGRKVENQEEG
- a CDS encoding DUF2605 domain-containing protein gives rise to the protein MRDSNLPGAEVLKALLEPLLEDFQYWFTRSRKFLETEQISFMSEQDKSDLLLRIQQAQDELNTAKMMFSATDGQVGIEMATIKPWHELVTECWKVAIRFHKERDV
- a CDS encoding PHP domain-containing protein, with protein sequence MVVNFARTSASTEILKQVFQNINAQSCPRSFNFHIHTVHSDGRLQPNTLMEQAIAIGLQGLAITDHHSIGGYQVAKAWLEDWKWNNPGASAPHLWTGVEINANLLDVEVHILAYSFQPEHHSMKPYLQRKATTGAEYQANNVIAAIHEAGGLAVLAHPARFRRSHLDLIPAAAERGIDGVETFYAYNNPNPWRPSSLESEQIQHLANEYSLYNTCGTDTHGLNILQRL
- the purM gene encoding phosphoribosylformylglycinamidine cyclo-ligase, translated to MDYRDAGVDVEAGRAFVDKIRNLVHSTFRKEVLGGLGGFGGCFQLPGGYQEPVLVSGTDGVGTKLKIAQVLNRHDTVGIDLVAMCVNDVLTSGAEPLFFLDYLATGKLDKEQLTEVVAGIAAGCQQAGCALLGGETAEMPGFYQVGEYDLAGFCVGIVEKSQMLDGSQVQVGDVAIALASSGVHSNGLSLVRKIVSDHKFDWNERPESLGGETIGEAFLKPTRIYVKPILAARQASLEIHGMAHITGGGLPENLPRCLSKGQAIKINRHNLITPPLFQWIAEAGGVNDEAMYNTFNMGIGYVLLVPPNSADQVITFFQSQDIPTFAIGEVITGDNSLVGLLD